The proteins below are encoded in one region of Sander vitreus isolate 19-12246 chromosome 24, sanVit1, whole genome shotgun sequence:
- the mlpha gene encoding melanophilin a isoform X3, with protein sequence MERKLDLSRLTDEEAKHVWEVIQRDFNLRKKEEERLGDLKTKIEKEDTKRELLGSQSQLSDSHCIRCLQPFKFLVNSKRRCLDCQMFTCKDCSRYNKKEHGWVCDNCRMTRVLKIGTVGWYHDNVRNRFKRFGSAKVMRSLYKRLNGDGGRDDDTQSMPDVRSHGHNGTEDDHGETEVQRYKVMRKNKRLLSVHPLDFDPEDYYPYSRRPSVQQLQEERGYRNDMDYDMNNHRGNRRKSLDRYAMRQEDADSRMVRTRSLSKISSSVARQQYVDTSDEDDYPRYQQPPHRRKNSRAASQENLIQAPPMNELNKRMSAIESLLNRLEEKMTPADQTAAPPALNEEEKLRRKLSELAGNLSDKGLSSDDEAEKKSLSVGRSAAGIRSCGPAVPLKETELSSSSDEMPTEAQKVYLAAGQSYELETKLRRLEQSTKTRFGGTTDSELSELEDVVALTAARVQSAESEVSDIESKIAALNAAGSKKKVSGSQRKKATQDFSRTSNGAQWKTNSLF encoded by the exons ATGGAGCGTAAACTGGATCTGTCGCGTCTGACGGACGAAGAGGCCAAACACGTCTGGGAGGTGATCCAACGAGACTTCAACCTCCggaagaaagaagaggagagactCGG cGATTTGAAGACTAAGATCGAGAAGGAGGACACAAAGCGAGAGCTGCTGGGCTCTCAGAGCCAGCTGTCGGACTCCCACTGCATCCGCTGCCTGCAGCCCTTTAAGTTCCTGGTCAACAGCAAGCGCCGCTGCCTGGACTGCCAGATGTTCACCTGCAAGGACTGCAGCCGCTACAACAAGAAGGAGCACGGATGGGTGTGTGACAACTGCCGCATGACCAG GGTGCTGAAGATCGGTACCGTGGGTTGGTACCATGACAACGTGAGAAACCGCTTCAAGCGCTTCGGCAGCGCCAAGGTGATGAGGTCACTGTACAAGAGGCTGAACGGAGACG GTGGCCGTGACGACGACACTCAGAGTATGCCGGACGTCCGCAGCC ACGGGCATAACGGTACGGAGGATGACCACGGAGAGACTGAGGTTCAGCGCTACAAAGTG ATGAGGAAGAACAAACGCCTGCTGTCTGTTCATCCCCTGGACTTTGACCCTGAGGATTATTACCCTTACTCCCGACGGCCGTCCGTACAG cagctgcaggaggagCGAGGCTACAGGAACGATATGGACTACGACATGAACAACCACCGAGGGAACCGCAGGAAGAGTCTGGACCGATACGCCATGAGGCAAG aggatGCAGACAGCAGGATGGTGAGGACCCGCTCTCTGTCTAAGATCAGCTCCTCGGTTGCTCGGCAGCAGTACGTCGACACCTCCGACGAGGACGACTACCCGAGGTACCAACAGCCGCCCCACCGCCGCAAGAACAGCCGAGCCGCGTCCCAGGAGAACCTGATCCAAGCCCCGCCC ATGAACGAGCTGAACAAACGCATGTCGGCCATAGAGAGTCTGCTCAACCGCCTGGAGGAGAAGATGACGCCTGCTGACCAG ACGGCGGCTCCTCCGGCGCTGAACGAGGAGGAGAAGCTGCGGAGGAAGCTGAGCGAACTGGCCGGGAACCTGAGCGATAAGGGCCTGTCGTCGGATGACGAGGCCGAGAAGAAGTCCCTCTCTGTGGGGAGAAGTGCAGCGGGCATCCGCAGCTGCGGCCCGGCGGTCCCTCTGAAGGAGACAGAACTGAGTTCATCCAGCGACGAGATGCCCACCGAGGCTCAGAAG GTGTACTTGGCGGCAGGTCAGTCGTACGAGCTGGAGACGAAGCTACGGCGCCTCGAGCAGAGCACCAAGACCCGCTTCGGCGGGACGACGGACTCGGAGCTGTCGGAGCTGGAGGATGTGGTGGCGCTGACCGCCGCACGCGTGCAGAGCGCCGAGAGCGAG GTGTCGGACATCGAGAGTAAGATCGCCGCTCTGAACGCTGCGGGATCAAAGAAGAAG
- the LOC144512963 gene encoding pro-opiomelanocortin-like: MCPAWLLVAVLVVGVARGAVGQCWEHLSCREPNSESSMKVTHTPLNKSMFSQFFPTFLYFLTRLLLQDCIQLCRSDLTDETPVVPGNAHLQPPPPSEPSSSSFLLPSSSSSPQAKRSYSMEHFRWGKPVGRKRRPVKVYTSNGVEDESAEAFPGDMRRQTLAGELLAAAQEEQEVMEEEEEEEEEERLVKKKDGPYKMKHFRWNGPPGSKRYGGFMKSWDQRSQRPLLTLLRNVINKDGQQQK; the protein is encoded by the exons ATGTGTCCTGCGTGGCTATTGGTTGCCGTGCTGGTTGTGGGCGTGGCCAGAGGAGCCGTCGGTCAGTGCTGGGAACATCTGAGCTGCCGGGAGCCGAACTCTGAGAGCAGCATGAAGGTG acacacacacctctaaacAAATCcatgttttctcagttttttCCTACCTTTCTTTACTTCCTGACTCGTCTTCTCCTGCAGGACTGCATCCAGCTCTGTCGCTCTGACCTCACTGACGAGACGCCCGTCGTCCCCGGCAACGCCCACCTCCAACCCCCCCCTCCATCAgagccttcctcctcctccttcctcctcccgtcctcctcttcctctcctcaggCCAAGCGCTCCTACTCCATGGAGCACTTCCGCTGGGGGAAGCCCGTAGGGCGGAAACGGCGCCCGGTGAAAGTCTACACGTCCAACGGCGTGGAGGACGAGTCCGCCGAGGCCTTCCCCGGAGACATGCGACGACAGACGCTGGCCGGCGAGCTCCTGGCAGCGGCGCAGGAGGAACAGGAAgtgatggaggaggaagaagaggaggaggaggaagagcgcctggtgaagaaaaaggaTGGACCGTACAAGATGAAGCATTTCCGCTGGAACGGCCCGCCAGGCAGCAAACGCTACGGAGGCTTCATGAAGAGCTGGGACCAACGCAGCCAGCGGCCGCTGCTCACGCTCCTCAGAAACGTCATCAACAAAGACGGACAGCAGCAGAAGTGA
- the mlpha gene encoding melanophilin a isoform X1 — MERKLDLSRLTDEEAKHVWEVIQRDFNLRKKEEERLGDLKTKIEKEDTKRELLGSQSQLSDSHCIRCLQPFKFLVNSKRRCLDCQMFTCKDCSRYNKKEHGWVCDNCRMTRVLKIGTVGWYHDNVRNRFKRFGSAKVMRSLYKRLNGDGGRDDDTQSMPDVRSHGHNGTEDDHGETEVQRYKVMRKNKRLLSVHPLDFDPEDYYPYSRRPSVQQLQEERGYRNDMDYDMNNHRGNRRKSLDRYAMRQEDADSRMVRTRSLSKISSSVARQQYVDTSDEDDYPRYQQPPHRRKNSRAASQENLIQAPPMNELNKRMSAIESLLNRLEEKMTPADQTAAPPALNEEEKLRRKLSELAGNLSDKGLSSDDEAEKKSLSVGRSAAGIRSCGPAVPLKETELSSSSDEMPTEAQKRSTAAALCDLTTEVLRTINATENAMLEYGLAAPLDRAHVVGTDVKQADDAFRELEENVYLAAGQSYELETKLRRLEQSTKTRFGGTTDSELSELEDVVALTAARVQSAESEVSDIESKIAALNAAGSKKKVSGSQRKKATQDFSRTSNGAQWKTNSLF; from the exons ATGGAGCGTAAACTGGATCTGTCGCGTCTGACGGACGAAGAGGCCAAACACGTCTGGGAGGTGATCCAACGAGACTTCAACCTCCggaagaaagaagaggagagactCGG cGATTTGAAGACTAAGATCGAGAAGGAGGACACAAAGCGAGAGCTGCTGGGCTCTCAGAGCCAGCTGTCGGACTCCCACTGCATCCGCTGCCTGCAGCCCTTTAAGTTCCTGGTCAACAGCAAGCGCCGCTGCCTGGACTGCCAGATGTTCACCTGCAAGGACTGCAGCCGCTACAACAAGAAGGAGCACGGATGGGTGTGTGACAACTGCCGCATGACCAG GGTGCTGAAGATCGGTACCGTGGGTTGGTACCATGACAACGTGAGAAACCGCTTCAAGCGCTTCGGCAGCGCCAAGGTGATGAGGTCACTGTACAAGAGGCTGAACGGAGACG GTGGCCGTGACGACGACACTCAGAGTATGCCGGACGTCCGCAGCC ACGGGCATAACGGTACGGAGGATGACCACGGAGAGACTGAGGTTCAGCGCTACAAAGTG ATGAGGAAGAACAAACGCCTGCTGTCTGTTCATCCCCTGGACTTTGACCCTGAGGATTATTACCCTTACTCCCGACGGCCGTCCGTACAG cagctgcaggaggagCGAGGCTACAGGAACGATATGGACTACGACATGAACAACCACCGAGGGAACCGCAGGAAGAGTCTGGACCGATACGCCATGAGGCAAG aggatGCAGACAGCAGGATGGTGAGGACCCGCTCTCTGTCTAAGATCAGCTCCTCGGTTGCTCGGCAGCAGTACGTCGACACCTCCGACGAGGACGACTACCCGAGGTACCAACAGCCGCCCCACCGCCGCAAGAACAGCCGAGCCGCGTCCCAGGAGAACCTGATCCAAGCCCCGCCC ATGAACGAGCTGAACAAACGCATGTCGGCCATAGAGAGTCTGCTCAACCGCCTGGAGGAGAAGATGACGCCTGCTGACCAG ACGGCGGCTCCTCCGGCGCTGAACGAGGAGGAGAAGCTGCGGAGGAAGCTGAGCGAACTGGCCGGGAACCTGAGCGATAAGGGCCTGTCGTCGGATGACGAGGCCGAGAAGAAGTCCCTCTCTGTGGGGAGAAGTGCAGCGGGCATCCGCAGCTGCGGCCCGGCGGTCCCTCTGAAGGAGACAGAACTGAGTTCATCCAGCGACGAGATGCCCACCGAGGCTCAGAAG AGATCCACGGCTGCCGCCCTCTGTGACCTCACCACTGAGGTCCTGAGAACCATTAACGCCACAGAAAACGCTATGCTCGAGTACGGCCTCGCAGCGCCGCTCGACAGAGCCCACGTAGTAGGGACTGACGTTAAGCAAGCAGACGATGCTTTCAGGGAACTTGAGGAAAAT GTGTACTTGGCGGCAGGTCAGTCGTACGAGCTGGAGACGAAGCTACGGCGCCTCGAGCAGAGCACCAAGACCCGCTTCGGCGGGACGACGGACTCGGAGCTGTCGGAGCTGGAGGATGTGGTGGCGCTGACCGCCGCACGCGTGCAGAGCGCCGAGAGCGAG GTGTCGGACATCGAGAGTAAGATCGCCGCTCTGAACGCTGCGGGATCAAAGAAGAAG
- the mlpha gene encoding melanophilin a isoform X2: MERKLDLSRLTDEEAKHVWEVIQRDFNLRKKEEERLGDLKTKIEKEDTKRELLGSQSQLSDSHCIRCLQPFKFLVNSKRRCLDCQMFTCKDCSRYNKKEHGWVCDNCRMTRVLKIGTVGWYHDNVRNRFKRFGSAKVMRSLYKRLNGDGGRDDDTQSMPDVRSHGHNGTEDDHGETEVQRYKVMRKNKRLLSVHPLDFDPEDYYPYSRRPSVQLQEERGYRNDMDYDMNNHRGNRRKSLDRYAMRQEDADSRMVRTRSLSKISSSVARQQYVDTSDEDDYPRYQQPPHRRKNSRAASQENLIQAPPMNELNKRMSAIESLLNRLEEKMTPADQTAAPPALNEEEKLRRKLSELAGNLSDKGLSSDDEAEKKSLSVGRSAAGIRSCGPAVPLKETELSSSSDEMPTEAQKRSTAAALCDLTTEVLRTINATENAMLEYGLAAPLDRAHVVGTDVKQADDAFRELEENVYLAAGQSYELETKLRRLEQSTKTRFGGTTDSELSELEDVVALTAARVQSAESEVSDIESKIAALNAAGSKKKVSGSQRKKATQDFSRTSNGAQWKTNSLF, translated from the exons ATGGAGCGTAAACTGGATCTGTCGCGTCTGACGGACGAAGAGGCCAAACACGTCTGGGAGGTGATCCAACGAGACTTCAACCTCCggaagaaagaagaggagagactCGG cGATTTGAAGACTAAGATCGAGAAGGAGGACACAAAGCGAGAGCTGCTGGGCTCTCAGAGCCAGCTGTCGGACTCCCACTGCATCCGCTGCCTGCAGCCCTTTAAGTTCCTGGTCAACAGCAAGCGCCGCTGCCTGGACTGCCAGATGTTCACCTGCAAGGACTGCAGCCGCTACAACAAGAAGGAGCACGGATGGGTGTGTGACAACTGCCGCATGACCAG GGTGCTGAAGATCGGTACCGTGGGTTGGTACCATGACAACGTGAGAAACCGCTTCAAGCGCTTCGGCAGCGCCAAGGTGATGAGGTCACTGTACAAGAGGCTGAACGGAGACG GTGGCCGTGACGACGACACTCAGAGTATGCCGGACGTCCGCAGCC ACGGGCATAACGGTACGGAGGATGACCACGGAGAGACTGAGGTTCAGCGCTACAAAGTG ATGAGGAAGAACAAACGCCTGCTGTCTGTTCATCCCCTGGACTTTGACCCTGAGGATTATTACCCTTACTCCCGACGGCCGTCCGTACAG ctgcaggaggagCGAGGCTACAGGAACGATATGGACTACGACATGAACAACCACCGAGGGAACCGCAGGAAGAGTCTGGACCGATACGCCATGAGGCAAG aggatGCAGACAGCAGGATGGTGAGGACCCGCTCTCTGTCTAAGATCAGCTCCTCGGTTGCTCGGCAGCAGTACGTCGACACCTCCGACGAGGACGACTACCCGAGGTACCAACAGCCGCCCCACCGCCGCAAGAACAGCCGAGCCGCGTCCCAGGAGAACCTGATCCAAGCCCCGCCC ATGAACGAGCTGAACAAACGCATGTCGGCCATAGAGAGTCTGCTCAACCGCCTGGAGGAGAAGATGACGCCTGCTGACCAG ACGGCGGCTCCTCCGGCGCTGAACGAGGAGGAGAAGCTGCGGAGGAAGCTGAGCGAACTGGCCGGGAACCTGAGCGATAAGGGCCTGTCGTCGGATGACGAGGCCGAGAAGAAGTCCCTCTCTGTGGGGAGAAGTGCAGCGGGCATCCGCAGCTGCGGCCCGGCGGTCCCTCTGAAGGAGACAGAACTGAGTTCATCCAGCGACGAGATGCCCACCGAGGCTCAGAAG AGATCCACGGCTGCCGCCCTCTGTGACCTCACCACTGAGGTCCTGAGAACCATTAACGCCACAGAAAACGCTATGCTCGAGTACGGCCTCGCAGCGCCGCTCGACAGAGCCCACGTAGTAGGGACTGACGTTAAGCAAGCAGACGATGCTTTCAGGGAACTTGAGGAAAAT GTGTACTTGGCGGCAGGTCAGTCGTACGAGCTGGAGACGAAGCTACGGCGCCTCGAGCAGAGCACCAAGACCCGCTTCGGCGGGACGACGGACTCGGAGCTGTCGGAGCTGGAGGATGTGGTGGCGCTGACCGCCGCACGCGTGCAGAGCGCCGAGAGCGAG GTGTCGGACATCGAGAGTAAGATCGCCGCTCTGAACGCTGCGGGATCAAAGAAGAAG
- the mlpha gene encoding melanophilin a isoform X4, which produces MRSLYKRLNGDGGRDDDTQSMPDVRSHGHNGTEDDHGETEVQRYKVMRKNKRLLSVHPLDFDPEDYYPYSRRPSVQQLQEERGYRNDMDYDMNNHRGNRRKSLDRYAMRQEDADSRMVRTRSLSKISSSVARQQYVDTSDEDDYPRYQQPPHRRKNSRAASQENLIQAPPMNELNKRMSAIESLLNRLEEKMTPADQTAAPPALNEEEKLRRKLSELAGNLSDKGLSSDDEAEKKSLSVGRSAAGIRSCGPAVPLKETELSSSSDEMPTEAQKRSTAAALCDLTTEVLRTINATENAMLEYGLAAPLDRAHVVGTDVKQADDAFRELEENVYLAAGQSYELETKLRRLEQSTKTRFGGTTDSELSELEDVVALTAARVQSAESEVSDIESKIAALNAAGSKKKVSGSQRKKATQDFSRTSNGAQWKTNSLF; this is translated from the exons ATGAGGTCACTGTACAAGAGGCTGAACGGAGACG GTGGCCGTGACGACGACACTCAGAGTATGCCGGACGTCCGCAGCC ACGGGCATAACGGTACGGAGGATGACCACGGAGAGACTGAGGTTCAGCGCTACAAAGTG ATGAGGAAGAACAAACGCCTGCTGTCTGTTCATCCCCTGGACTTTGACCCTGAGGATTATTACCCTTACTCCCGACGGCCGTCCGTACAG cagctgcaggaggagCGAGGCTACAGGAACGATATGGACTACGACATGAACAACCACCGAGGGAACCGCAGGAAGAGTCTGGACCGATACGCCATGAGGCAAG aggatGCAGACAGCAGGATGGTGAGGACCCGCTCTCTGTCTAAGATCAGCTCCTCGGTTGCTCGGCAGCAGTACGTCGACACCTCCGACGAGGACGACTACCCGAGGTACCAACAGCCGCCCCACCGCCGCAAGAACAGCCGAGCCGCGTCCCAGGAGAACCTGATCCAAGCCCCGCCC ATGAACGAGCTGAACAAACGCATGTCGGCCATAGAGAGTCTGCTCAACCGCCTGGAGGAGAAGATGACGCCTGCTGACCAG ACGGCGGCTCCTCCGGCGCTGAACGAGGAGGAGAAGCTGCGGAGGAAGCTGAGCGAACTGGCCGGGAACCTGAGCGATAAGGGCCTGTCGTCGGATGACGAGGCCGAGAAGAAGTCCCTCTCTGTGGGGAGAAGTGCAGCGGGCATCCGCAGCTGCGGCCCGGCGGTCCCTCTGAAGGAGACAGAACTGAGTTCATCCAGCGACGAGATGCCCACCGAGGCTCAGAAG AGATCCACGGCTGCCGCCCTCTGTGACCTCACCACTGAGGTCCTGAGAACCATTAACGCCACAGAAAACGCTATGCTCGAGTACGGCCTCGCAGCGCCGCTCGACAGAGCCCACGTAGTAGGGACTGACGTTAAGCAAGCAGACGATGCTTTCAGGGAACTTGAGGAAAAT GTGTACTTGGCGGCAGGTCAGTCGTACGAGCTGGAGACGAAGCTACGGCGCCTCGAGCAGAGCACCAAGACCCGCTTCGGCGGGACGACGGACTCGGAGCTGTCGGAGCTGGAGGATGTGGTGGCGCTGACCGCCGCACGCGTGCAGAGCGCCGAGAGCGAG GTGTCGGACATCGAGAGTAAGATCGCCGCTCTGAACGCTGCGGGATCAAAGAAGAAG